atgtcatgccattctccaTTTATGCTTCATTGAATCTCGGTCCACTTGAAGAGACAGGAgtgattattcaacttgctgaTCGGTCGAATGCTTATCCCAGGGGTGTAATAGAAGATGTTTTAGTTCAAGTAAATGAATTGGTGTTTCCGACTGATTTTTATGTTCTCGATATGGAAGATGAATCTATTCCATGCTCTACTCCAATTTTGTTGGGGAGACCATTCATGAAGATTGCGAGAACTAAGATTGATGTGCATGACGGTACGTTGACCATGGAATTTGATGGGGAGACAATTCGAattaatatttttgaggctatgaggTATCCAAGTGATGTACATGTTGTTTACTCTCTTGATGTGTTGGATATTCTTTCTCAACGAGTTTTAGATTTGCATAGTGAAGATGATTTGGAGGTTGCGTTGAGAGAGCATCTTGTATTGACTGATGAAGATTTGTCTCATGAGATCATGGATGTCATAACCACACTCAATAGTGGTTTTGACAAGACTTTTAAGAAGGTTGCATTCCTTAATTTGCCGATTTCTAATGAGAAATTGCAGCCATCAATTATTCAAGCTCCTACACTTTAATTGAAGCCTCTTCCGGAGCATCtcaaatatgtttacttggggaAAAACCAGACACTTCCTGTTATAATTGCAAGAAATCTTAACCAAGGTCAAGAAGAAAAATTAATGAGAGTACTCCGAGAGTATAAAACAGCCATTGGTTGGTCTATTGCGGATATTAAGGGGATTAGCccttccatgtgcatgcaccgaaTGTTACTTGAAGAAGGGTCTAAACCAACATGTGAGGCGCAACGGAGATTGAATCCACCTATGATGGAGGTTGTGAAAAAGGAGATACTGAAGCTCCTTAGTGTGGGTACTATTTACCCAATTTCAGACAGTCAATGGGTGAGTCCTGTTCAGGTAGTACCAAAGAAGTCTGGAATCACAGTGGTAAAGAATGATGAAAACGAGCTGGTACAAAAAAGAATGCAAACCGGGTGGCAAGTTTGTATAGATTACCGAAAGTTGAATGCGGCAACCCGTAAGGATCACTTTCCATTACCGttcattgatcagatgcttgagaGGTTAGCGGGTCAtccttattattgttttcttgacggTTATTCGGGATATAATCAGATTGTTATAGCTCCTgaagatcaagagaagacaacctttacatgcccttttggtaCATTCGCTTTCCGACGAATGTcgtttgggttatgtaatgctccgGCCACATTTCAGCGATGTATGATGAGCATTTTTTTCAGAATATATTGAAAACATCATCGaggtttttatggatgattttagtgTTTATGGTGACTCATTTGATCGCTGCCTTCATAATCTCACTTTGGTACTCCAGCGGTGTATTGAAACTAACCTTGTGCTCaactgggaaaaatgccattttatggtaagcCAAGGTATAGTTTTGGGTCATGTGATTTCAGTCAAGGGAATAGAGGTTGATAAGGCAAAGATTGATTTAATTCGTTCTCTACCATCTCCGACTAGTGTGAAAGAAGTAAGATCATTCCTTGGGCATGCAGGGTTTTATCGGAGATTTATAAAGGATTTCTCTAGAATTTCCACACCTCTATGCAACCTTCTCCAAAAAGATGTAAAGTTCGAATTTAATGACAAGTGTTTCGTGGCTTTCAACCTATTAAAAGAGTCTCTAACTACAGCTCCTATAATTCAGCCACCGAATTGGGAGTTACCATTTGAACtcatgtgtgatgcaagtgactatGCCGTGGGCGCTGTTCTTGGGCAGCGAGTTGACAAGCTTCCTCATGTTATATATTATGCTTCTTGCACTCTTAAtgatgctcaacttaattattccACCACTGAAAAAGAGCTATTGGCAGTCATTTTTGCATTGGAAAAGTTTCGGTCATACTTGATTGGAACTAAAGTGATTGTGTATACCGACCATGCTTCCCTTCGCTATTTATTGGCAAAGAAAGAAGCCAAGCCTCGGCTGATCCGGTGGATTCTACTTCTTCAAGAGTTTGATTTGGAGATAAAAGATAACTGAGAATAGGGTGGCAGATCACTTGAGTCATTTTATTCGGGATGAAGATAATTTGCCCATAGAAGAAAAATTTCTGGATGAGCAACTCCTCACCATGCAAGAAGTTATTCCTTGGTATGCCGACATtgtaaactaccttgcttcaaagGAGTTACCAAGTGATCTCACACAAGCACAACGGAACAAGATCAAGCATGATGATTGCCACTACATATGGGATGAACCTTTTCTTTGGAAGCATTGTACTGATCAAATCATTCGAAGGTGTGTACCTGAATCTAAATTTTGTTCCATCCTTGCTTTTTGTCATGCTTATGCTTGTGGTGGACACTTTGGACCTAAGAGGACAGCTCGTAAGATATTTGACAGCGGTTTCTATTGGCCCACAATTTTCAAAGATGCTTATGCTTATTGTAAggcatgtgatcgttgtcaacgagTTGGTAACATAACGGCCAAGGATCAAATGCCCCAAACCCCTATTTTAATTCTTGAGAtctttgatgtttggggtatggattTCATGGGACCATTCCCATCCTCTTTCGgctatgaatatattttattggcgGTAGACTAcgtgtctaaatgggtggaagcgatTGCAACTAGAACGGACAATTAAAAAACAGTAGTGGATTTCATTCGCTCCAACATTTTTGTGCGTTTTGGTACACCTAAGGCAATACTTAGTGATCGAGGCactcatttttgtaacaagagTATAGAAGCACTGTTTCGACGCTATAGTGTAACTCACAAGGTGACAGTTGCGTaccatcctcaagccaatgggcaagcgGAGGTTTCTAATCGTGAAATCAAATTGATCCTTGAGAAAACTGTAAATCCAAACCGGAAAGATTGGAGTACAAGGCTTGATGATGCCTTGTGGGCGTATCGAACGACATATAAAATACCTATCGGTATGTCACCTTATCGGTTGGTGTATGGGAAACCTTGCCATCTACCGGTTGAGCTAGAGCATAAGGCGTAGTGGGCTGTAAAGAAGTGTAACATGGACATGGTTGCTGTAGGAAAATAAAGAATGCTTCAATTGCATGAGTTAGAAGAAATAcgcaatgaagcatatgagagTTCGAAAATCTACAAGGAGAAAACCAAAGCTTTTCATGACAAACATATTCTTCGGAAGAGCTTTGTGGAAGGTCAGAAAGTTCTCATGTATCACTCTCGCCTTAAACTCTTTCCTGGGAAGTTGAAGTCTCGCTGGTTAGGTCTGTTCATTGTTACCAAGGTTTTTCCTCATGGAGCGGTCGAAGTTGTGAGTCCAAGTACCGGAAAGTCATTCAAGGTGAATGGCCAGAGACTGAAGCCCTACTATGAGTCAATGGCGGAGGATGAGCAAGTTCATGTGATGTACCTTGAAGACCCAGTTTATGTCGATGAAGATTGAAGTTCTAAGTCGAGTTAGCGACGTTAAACGTAGCCATCTTTATTGTTTTCAGTTttagttattttctttatttttttttaagttgaaCATTtagttatttcaattttttttgtattcTGATTCTCTCTTTGAACcgtgaaaaaaaattaaaaaaaaaaaaataatgcagGAAAATGCATCTTGCCGCGGCAAAGAAAAGTTCCTGCCGCGGCCTACGCCCCTAGAATTCGATCCGAGAGCCTCTCGCCGCGGCAAGGAAAAGTTCCTGCCGCGGCACGTGAAGAAATCCCCCAAGCCAAGACTCATGTGCCGCGGCAACTAAAAAGCCCTGCCGCGGCACGACTTCCAGAAACTGCCTAAATGcactttttcttttcctttttctttcccttttcacCATTCATTCACCCTTCTCCTAAATACAAACCGAATCTCTCAttctccattcttcttcttcttctcttaagcCCTAAACACCATTATCAAACTTGCCCCTCATCATTCTCCCATTCTCCCTCAGCATCCTCAATCATCTTGCCTATTCCATACCCACTCTTCTTGCTCACTATCAATCATACCCATCTACCCATCCTCCATTATACCCATTCCTCAAAATCACCATCATTAGCCACCCATTACTTTCATTATCGACTAATGCTCATTGGGTAGGCTTTGCTCGGGATCAAGCATCATCAAGCACATTTGCATCATCTTTGGGTTGGATTCAAGGTATTTTTCTCTATTTGCAAGCTTTGATTGAGGTTTATCAACTTCTAATTCCTCTGAGAGTGGACGGGTTTTGTTGGATCTCTTTCTTTGATTTTGATTTCTGTGGTGAAAATGCTTGTATATTGAGTGTATCTACATCTTGGGGGTAGTTGATCAAGCCATAACCTTGTGATCTCTGAATTTTAAACTGTGCACTCTACATGTTCGATGAAATGCCACAGTGAGTTGAATAGTCAGATTTGAGCGTGTTAAATCTTCTGCTCTGTGCTGTGCCATTAATTATTAATCATTACCACTTTGAAGGCGTTAATCCTCAATTATTGCCTGTGATATAATGTCGAGCAAGAGATCATGCACTGACCATGCAGGCCCGTCTACCACAGCCAAAGTCAAGTATAATGCAAAGAAATTCACTTCAAAAGAAGCGTTTGAAAGCTACAAGGATGCCATTGATAAGAAGAAGGCATGGGTGGCAGAACAGGGCTTTGATCTAGACATGCATCATCCGTATCCAAGGTTGATGAGTATCATCGAGCAGAGGGGTTGGCAAAGACTGTGTGCCCAACCACAACCCGCGGTTGTATCGATTGTTCGTGAGTTCTATGCTAATGCAATCGACCGCAAGAATTTACAGGTAATGGTTAGGGGTGTTCCCGTtacctattctgcctctgccatTAACCGTTACTACGGACTGCCAGATATTCCAAATGACGAGTTCAATGCTTCTGAATCAAATCTGGATCCTAATGCCATTATTCAAGCCATTGGCATTAGAGGGGCGCGGTGGAGGACGACTGAGAATGACACTGCTCATAAACTGGAGTCCAAATATATGGACTATGAACTCAAGGCGTGGCACCGTTTTGTTGGGGCAAAAATGTTCCCCACAAAACATTTTGGAACAGTGGACTTGGCTTGTGGGAACTTGTTGTACGCCATTGTAACAAACAAGTCTATAGACGTTGGCAAGATCATTCATGCATCAATCCTGAAGAGTATGTCCAGTACACAGAATGGGTTCTACCATCCTTCATTAATCACAGACCTCGGCAAGAAGGCCGGTGTACGATGGAATGATAATGAGGAAGTAATAAGCCCAATGCATATCATTGACAGGAATACTATTCAGCAGTTTGACAAACCCACAGCCACATCTTCTGCGCAACCTGCATCTTCTTCACATGCACCTGTTCAGCCTCACACTGGCCGTAACAGGACACTTACTGATCGGGTTGCCACTATGGAGAATGAACTCTATCATGCTCGTCTTGACATTCGAACATATCATGAAGAGATGGTGGCCCAAAATCAAAGAATGATGGAGTTTGCTAGCTATCAAGACTTGTGCTTCAGGATGCAGCAAACCAATTTAGGGGCGGATATGTCTGGATATCCACCGGCCCCAATGTGGTTGCCACCTAACCCTCCATCTGTTCCGGTGCCGCCTAGCCATACCAATGACTATGATAATGATGATGGAGCGGGTAACACAGAAAAGTTCCAATATGATGCGGATGACACCTTTAGTCGCAATTAATGAGGGAGTTTTCttattttcctatttttcttgtcatttgttttttttattttctttttctttctttttattatttttattttattttcttgtgtcAATTTGTACTTATcaccattgaggacaatgtttaatTCAAGTGTGGGCGATGGGTAACAAATTGTTTGTTTGGTCTGTGTTTGTTTATAATTGTGTGTTTGGTCTTGTGTTTGGTCTTGTGTCTTGTGCTGGTCTTATTGAATGCAATGGTCGATGATGAGTTTATGAGTGACACTAAACTTGAATGCTAGAAGATGATGGATAGATTATGATTCGTGTGCTTGactcttgttttgatgattacttGAATTTGTGATTTAAATAGCGATTTATTACAGTTAGATTGGCTACTTACTTGTTTTAGGAATGATTTATGCATgtcgaaaaaaaataaaaatagatatataCAAACTTAGTCCCCGCCACTCTAGAACACATTGGTTGATTGCTTGAGCCGAAATCATAAGTGCACAGAATTAGGGAAATGATAAAGGCAAttttctttggatcgtttgagccgttCAAGCCTACCATATTAATAATGTATCCTTAGTTCCTTGTTTTTGAGCCTTATtgaccatatttttttttttttttgagaactCATTACTTAATCCtaaacttctttatttttctttatctgTGTTGATAACCCATTGCACCATGGCCTAGCTAGTTAAATTTCTACTATGGGATGAGAGGTTATAtgtgaaaaaaaaagagaagaaagaaagaaaaaagagaagtatAGTAAGAGTTTCTGTATATGATGTGGTTATAAGTGTAAAGATCTCCTATTTATTCCTAAGAAatatgtgaaaaaaaaaagagaaaaagaaagaaaaaaaaatttcttgcatgaaaataagtgtgggggaaaataGAGAGATCAATAATGTATAAAAAGTATGAGGGAATTGTTGAGGAAGATCCAAAGTAGAAATAGAGAAAAAGTATATATTGGGTATGCTATGGTGCAATATGAGCCTAAATGTATCCTTCTCATCTACCCTGCACCTTAGCCATACATTATAAGCttataaagaccttttgattcttgattctgtgtgtttatattagtggagagtaattagttaatgtctatggagtggttgatacttatatatacattttttttgaTGAGGGGCTAGTTTGCTTTTATGAAAAAAGAACATTAATAAAACGACATGTATGGATTAATCTTGATTCAAGTGAGCTGGTAAGTATGATTGTTATAACTCGTGGTTTAAGATAAATTTCAAGTAGTTCATCAATTTAGGAGTTGAAAATCTGATGGTTATGAAATTCAAAGTCATTATAGCATAATGTTTTAGTGTAATTCTCTGAGACAATCATCGTATTCAATGAGACCGCCTGTTGtgttagtttttaattttttttagagtttagttgtttgctaagggactagcaaagttcaagtgtgggggaatttgataagtccatttttgtataaagtttacTTCGTATTCATCAAAGTTTTAtgttcataagtagtgtgtttggggaTGGTTAGAATTGTTTTGCTAATTTGTTTCATTTAAACTAAATCGTCATTTTTGAGGATAATGTCTatatttttgatgagtttttggttaAATGATAATGTTGTAGGATTCTAACCAGTGGAGTGAagtcaaagaagaagaaaaaaatcgaAAAAGAATGAAAGTGTGATCAAGCAGAGAGCTCGCCGCTACAaggaaaagtccctgccgctacgagGCAAGTCAGAGAGTTCCTTGCCGCGGAAAAGGAAAATCCATGCCGCGGCACGACAGTCCAGCAAAGCTTTTTCGAAGTTCCTTGCCGCGGCAAGGGAAAGTACCTGCCGCGGCACGCGTTTAAATTTGAACTTAAATTCAATCTTTCTGATTATTTGAGGGGAGATAAAAAAAAAGGGGATTAGGGTTAGAATCGAGAGAGGGTTTTGATTTTACGTTTTTAGAGAGAGCTTGGGAGGAGAAGGAAGATCGCAATCAACATctcaatagttttcttcttcccctactctattattctttatctatgtttatgtttttaatcATGATGAAGATTATTGGCtagtttcttttaggttaagggttattcaaaacccagacatgaTTGTTTGACTTCAGTTATGAGTATTATTTCTGGATTTCCTTCATATTAAATTGATTCTATTCTTCTATGCTTAtcttatgaattttgtgattccttgttagggtgtacaactaattagggtttacattatttcattatcatcttagaatttctattcacctaatagtttaggtaTCTAAGTATtggtgataaattgcaattgatgataTGGTCAAAtatgttgttgattgtgatgaaggatataacctaggttaaatgaattatatgctaaattgatttattgcctagattaacttatCTCCATTGTTCTTAATGCTTTTactaaattaaatgaatcatatgcTTCATAGGTTTGTTATTTGGtaaaaaagagttaattattgagcgcttcgccgtGATTGATTGTaatagggagattggg
This genomic interval from Humulus lupulus chromosome 8, drHumLupu1.1, whole genome shotgun sequence contains the following:
- the LOC133795041 gene encoding uncharacterized protein LOC133795041; translated protein: MLQLHELEEIRNEAYESSKIYKEKTKAFHDKHILRKSFVEGQKVLMYHSRLKLFPGKLKSRWLGLFIVTKVFPHGAVEVVSPSTGKSFKVNGQRLKPYYESMAEDEQVHVMYLEDPVYVDED